Proteins encoded together in one Planctomyces sp. SH-PL14 window:
- the proC gene encoding pyrroline-5-carboxylate reductase — MKIGFIGAGKMATALASGFIKGGLTASENIVASDVIPSARKHFGDATGARTAAENNSVIQSSDILVLAVKPQQMAEVMATVSHSLTDRHLVISIAAGITLSRMAAALGDNRRIVRVMPNTPCLVKAGASAFALGGTANRDDAATVQKLLSTVGIAVEVSESLLDAVTGLSGSGPAYAFQIIEALSDGGVRAGLPRTVATQLAAQTLLGAAKMVLETGEHPGSLKDAVTSPGGTTIAGLHEMERGGVRAALMNAVLTAAQRSQELGKS, encoded by the coding sequence ATGAAGATCGGTTTCATCGGCGCGGGGAAAATGGCCACCGCCCTCGCCTCCGGATTCATCAAGGGAGGCCTCACGGCCTCCGAAAACATCGTCGCCAGCGACGTCATTCCCTCCGCCCGCAAACACTTCGGGGACGCCACCGGCGCCCGCACCGCGGCTGAGAACAACTCCGTCATCCAGTCGAGCGACATCCTCGTCCTCGCGGTCAAGCCGCAGCAGATGGCCGAGGTCATGGCGACCGTCTCGCATTCGCTCACCGACCGGCACCTCGTGATCTCAATCGCAGCCGGCATCACACTCTCCCGCATGGCCGCGGCCCTCGGCGACAACCGGCGGATCGTCCGCGTCATGCCCAACACCCCGTGCCTCGTCAAAGCGGGAGCGAGCGCCTTCGCCCTCGGCGGAACCGCCAACCGCGACGACGCCGCGACGGTCCAGAAACTCCTCTCCACCGTCGGCATCGCGGTCGAAGTGTCTGAGTCGCTTCTCGACGCCGTCACCGGCCTCTCGGGAAGCGGCCCCGCCTACGCCTTTCAGATCATCGAAGCCCTGAGCGACGGCGGCGTCCGCGCCGGCCTGCCGCGAACCGTCGCCACGCAGCTCGCCGCCCAGACGCTCCTCGGTGCGGCCAAGATGGTCCTGGAAACCGGCGAGCACCCCGGTTCCCTCAAGGACGCCGTCACCAGCCCCGGCGGAACGACGATCGCGGGCCTGCACGAGATGGAACGGGGAGGCGTCCGCGCCGCCCTCATGAACGCGGTCCTCACCGCCGCCCAGCGTTCCCAGGAACTCGGTAAGTCCTGA
- a CDS encoding DUF6793 family protein, protein MPLFEIETNAHIMISWADSVDTARRIAGEHYPEEDVVRITKRPRDLWVISKGMLGIAGPSKPCDVARDCLAQASGDKLHAIRLYMSSTGTDLHDAQRAIETNMSLGW, encoded by the coding sequence ATGCCGCTCTTCGAGATCGAAACCAACGCCCACATCATGATCAGCTGGGCCGATTCCGTAGACACCGCCCGCCGCATCGCCGGGGAACACTACCCCGAAGAAGACGTCGTCCGGATCACCAAACGCCCCCGCGACCTGTGGGTCATCTCGAAAGGCATGCTCGGCATCGCCGGCCCCTCCAAACCGTGCGACGTCGCCCGCGACTGCCTCGCCCAGGCCTCCGGCGACAAACTCCACGCCATCCGCCTCTACATGAGCTCCACCGGCACCGACCTCCACGACGCCCAGCGAGCCATCGAAACCAACATGTCGCTCGGCTGGTAA
- the dnaN gene encoding DNA polymerase III subunit beta, producing the protein MKLQCSRSLLANAIGTVAVVVPSRTPKEILRNIKLIVADGTATLIGTDQEVGIRHVIPEISTTSTGEVLLPTARISAILREVQDDTVSLEVTEDALWVRTAHSEFRLSIENPAEFPDVAAFNEENYHVVPGKTLKQGIQRTLFAADVESTRYALGGVLMELRPQQMTLAATDSRRLAVYRAPCSAQGSVSEEVGTPVIPSKAMQLIEKSIQDLEKDVHIAIHHNDVLVRSGNSTIYARLVEGRFPRYQDVIPQSYEVEIPLVTGPMLSAVRQAMIVQSEESKGVDFVFDNGTLTLKSSANDIGTSRVELPISFDGKKIDITFDPKFVADFLKVLDPTSQISLNLIDENSAAVFKSDDTYTYVVMPLAKD; encoded by the coding sequence ATGAAGCTGCAGTGCTCCCGTTCGCTCCTCGCCAACGCCATCGGCACGGTGGCGGTGGTCGTCCCCTCGCGGACCCCCAAGGAGATCCTGCGGAACATCAAGCTGATCGTCGCCGACGGGACCGCCACGCTCATCGGCACCGACCAGGAAGTCGGGATCCGCCACGTCATCCCCGAAATCTCGACCACGTCGACCGGCGAAGTTCTGCTCCCGACCGCCCGGATCAGCGCGATCCTGCGGGAAGTCCAGGACGACACCGTCTCGCTCGAAGTGACCGAAGACGCCCTGTGGGTCCGGACCGCGCACAGCGAATTCCGCCTCTCGATCGAGAATCCGGCGGAGTTCCCAGACGTCGCCGCGTTCAACGAAGAGAACTACCACGTCGTCCCCGGCAAGACCCTCAAGCAGGGGATCCAGCGGACGCTGTTCGCCGCCGACGTCGAGAGCACGCGGTACGCCCTCGGCGGCGTCCTGATGGAGCTCCGGCCGCAGCAGATGACCCTCGCCGCCACCGACAGCCGCCGCCTGGCGGTCTACCGCGCCCCGTGCTCCGCCCAGGGGAGCGTCTCCGAGGAAGTCGGGACGCCGGTCATTCCGTCGAAGGCGATGCAGCTCATCGAGAAGAGCATTCAGGACCTGGAGAAGGACGTCCACATCGCGATCCACCACAACGACGTCCTCGTCCGCTCCGGGAACTCGACGATTTACGCCCGGCTCGTGGAAGGCCGCTTCCCGCGGTACCAGGACGTCATCCCGCAGAGCTATGAAGTCGAGATCCCGCTCGTGACCGGTCCGATGCTCTCCGCCGTCCGGCAGGCCATGATCGTCCAGAGCGAAGAGAGCAAGGGTGTCGACTTCGTCTTCGACAACGGAACGCTGACGCTCAAGAGCTCGGCCAACGACATCGGGACCTCCCGCGTCGAGCTGCCGATCAGTTTCGACGGCAAGAAGATCGACATCACCTTCGACCCGAAGTTCGTCGCCGACTTCCTGAAGGTCCTCGACCCGACGAGCCAGATCTCGCTGAACCTGATCGACGAGAACAGCGCGGCGGTCTTCAAGTCGGACGACACCTACACCTACGTTGTGATGCCGCTCGCCAAGGACTGA
- a CDS encoding DUF2330 domain-containing protein: MSWSRRIRAGVVGLLAVASLAPAEACCPAPPAGRPVLNSDQTVILIWDKASRTQHFIRKASFRGESRDFGFLVPTPAEPALEEAGNEAFPLFEGLTAPAIQVRERMPGIGCSAEPSVPAPSASVRVLQEKVVAGLQAAVLAADSSSDLVDWLRDHGYEHSPAIAEWVQPYVEQGWLLTALKVADPQASKGNRIEASALRISFQTDAPLFPYREPYSEQAISAVRPPERLLRIYFVGDARYGGSLSAGAPWTGRVAWSGPLDASSRQEAVRLLGLSDAPTPPDWWLTEFEDPWPYAKAASDLVFQVDADQSQVRRPPLIQFVDAPLLVQIFPCFAVLLLAAFPLLFVVRLTRRANPAA; the protein is encoded by the coding sequence ATGAGCTGGAGCCGGAGGATTCGTGCGGGAGTCGTCGGCCTGCTGGCCGTCGCCAGTCTCGCTCCCGCGGAAGCGTGCTGCCCCGCACCGCCGGCCGGGCGGCCGGTGCTGAACTCCGACCAGACGGTCATCCTGATCTGGGACAAAGCCAGCCGCACGCAGCACTTCATCCGGAAAGCCTCCTTCCGCGGAGAGTCCCGGGACTTCGGCTTCCTCGTCCCCACACCCGCCGAGCCAGCGCTGGAAGAGGCGGGAAACGAGGCGTTCCCGCTCTTTGAAGGGCTGACCGCACCGGCGATCCAGGTTCGGGAGCGGATGCCAGGTATCGGATGCTCGGCGGAACCGTCCGTGCCAGCTCCCTCCGCGTCGGTCCGCGTGCTCCAGGAGAAGGTGGTGGCCGGGCTTCAGGCGGCGGTCCTGGCGGCGGACTCGTCGTCCGATCTCGTCGACTGGCTGCGCGACCACGGCTACGAGCATTCGCCGGCGATCGCGGAGTGGGTGCAGCCTTACGTGGAGCAGGGCTGGCTCCTGACCGCGCTGAAGGTCGCCGACCCGCAGGCGTCCAAGGGGAATCGGATCGAGGCGTCGGCCCTCCGGATCTCGTTCCAGACTGACGCGCCGCTCTTTCCCTACCGCGAACCGTATTCCGAGCAGGCGATCAGCGCGGTTCGGCCGCCGGAACGGCTGCTGCGGATCTACTTTGTCGGAGACGCTCGCTACGGCGGATCGCTTTCCGCCGGAGCGCCGTGGACGGGGCGCGTCGCGTGGTCGGGACCGCTGGATGCGTCGTCGCGACAGGAAGCGGTCCGTCTGCTGGGCCTCAGCGATGCCCCGACGCCGCCGGACTGGTGGCTGACGGAATTCGAAGATCCCTGGCCGTACGCGAAGGCGGCTTCGGACCTCGTGTTCCAAGTCGATGCCGACCAGTCGCAGGTCCGCCGGCCGCCGCTGATCCAGTTCGTCGACGCGCCGCTGCTCGTGCAGATCTTTCCGTGCTTCGCGGTGCTGCTGCTGGCCGCCTTCCCGCTGCTGTTCGTTGTTCGGCTGACCCGCCGCGCGAACCCTGCCGCCTGA
- a CDS encoding carboxypeptidase-like regulatory domain-containing protein — translation MLRWSMFVSVTMSACLVGCGGGKPKNLPELGNVTGVIELDGKPVAGAIVMFEPKGSGALSSGGTDAAGVYSLMYRPDISGAPVGEHTVRISKRDGDAGPEVMPSHANDKSDLTATVQAGENKIDFKLNSKKK, via the coding sequence ATGTTGCGCTGGTCCATGTTTGTCTCGGTCACCATGTCAGCCTGCCTTGTCGGCTGCGGCGGGGGAAAGCCGAAGAACCTTCCCGAACTGGGGAACGTGACCGGTGTCATCGAGCTGGATGGCAAGCCGGTGGCGGGGGCGATCGTGATGTTCGAGCCGAAGGGGAGCGGTGCGCTCTCGTCCGGCGGAACGGACGCGGCGGGTGTCTATTCTCTGATGTATCGCCCGGATATTTCCGGGGCACCGGTGGGTGAGCATACGGTCCGGATTTCGAAGCGGGATGGGGATGCGGGGCCGGAGGTGATGCCGTCGCATGCGAATGACAAGTCGGACCTGACGGCGACGGTTCAGGCGGGCGAGAACAAGATTGACTTCAAGCTGAACTCGAAGAAGAAGTAG
- a CDS encoding DUF1559 domain-containing protein, which yields MTSRVRRGFTLIELLVVIAIIAVLVAILLPAVQQAREAARMSQCANNLKQIGIAIHSYHETHGTLPAATINPGKSSCGDLFPAGQILNHTAYELILPYVELGALYNQIDFNRPSGGAYFSCSAPTSFTAQTAIDKKVPVFLCPSDGFNEYLHQPTNATYAYSYGHRTSYGLTHWRDEYGEATTRLPFNYSTDQSTGRTPWGYNGAAKLEHIKDGSSNTILLLESPMEKTSPSYGPFWNQYAHTFWIIPALGLNQPYNNPVGERRVYAWRAGSTHEGGAQTVLADGSVRFLNENMNQATLTAISTMAGQERVGEF from the coding sequence ATGACCAGTCGTGTGCGCCGGGGCTTTACGCTCATTGAACTGCTCGTTGTCATTGCCATCATCGCGGTTCTCGTGGCGATCCTCCTTCCGGCAGTCCAGCAGGCGCGGGAAGCGGCGCGGATGTCGCAGTGCGCCAACAACCTCAAGCAGATCGGGATCGCGATCCACAGCTATCATGAGACGCACGGCACGCTCCCCGCGGCCACGATCAATCCCGGCAAGTCGAGCTGCGGAGACCTGTTCCCCGCCGGCCAGATCCTCAACCACACCGCCTACGAGCTGATCCTTCCGTATGTCGAGCTGGGCGCGCTCTACAACCAGATCGACTTCAACCGCCCTTCCGGCGGGGCGTACTTCAGCTGCTCCGCGCCGACGAGCTTCACCGCCCAGACGGCGATCGACAAGAAGGTCCCGGTCTTCCTCTGTCCTTCCGACGGGTTCAACGAGTACCTGCACCAGCCGACGAACGCGACGTACGCCTACAGCTACGGTCACCGGACGAGCTACGGCCTCACGCACTGGCGCGACGAATACGGTGAAGCGACGACCCGCCTGCCGTTCAACTACTCGACTGACCAGTCGACCGGCCGCACGCCGTGGGGCTACAACGGAGCGGCGAAGCTGGAGCACATCAAGGACGGCTCGTCGAACACGATCCTGCTCCTCGAGTCGCCGATGGAGAAGACCTCCCCCAGCTACGGGCCGTTCTGGAATCAGTACGCCCACACGTTCTGGATCATCCCGGCCCTCGGCCTGAACCAGCCGTACAACAACCCCGTTGGCGAACGGCGGGTATATGCCTGGCGGGCGGGGAGCACGCATGAGGGGGGAGCTCAGACGGTCCTGGCGGACGGCTCGGTCCGGTTCCTGAACGAGAACATGAACCAGGCGACCTTGACCGCGATCTCGACGATGGCCGGACAGGAGCGGGTCGGGGAGTTCTGA
- a CDS encoding ABC transporter permease, which yields MSTTAIPTALPPATPTPGYSFIPVLTLAQRELQRFFRQRSRLIGALGQPLVFWLLFGAGFQGSFRMSGSGDAAMSFQEYFLPGAAMMIVLFASIFSTITVIQDRNEGFLQGVLVSPIPRSSFVLGKLLGGTALAVLQAMLFLLLAPLLQFIGLAPQMNWSLSAFQILGTTLFLALTAFGLTGFGFLFAWKLDSIQGFHAIMSVLLMPMWLVSGAFFPAPSGGWLRYLILANPLTYGLAGIRRILSPGADWSALPSMGTSIVVTVAFGAICLALATWMTRRAQA from the coding sequence ATGTCCACGACCGCGATCCCCACCGCCCTCCCACCCGCCACCCCCACACCGGGATACTCCTTCATCCCCGTCCTCACCCTCGCTCAGCGAGAGCTCCAACGCTTCTTCCGCCAGCGCTCCCGACTGATCGGCGCACTCGGACAACCACTCGTCTTCTGGCTCCTCTTCGGCGCAGGCTTCCAAGGCTCCTTCCGCATGTCCGGCAGCGGCGACGCCGCCATGAGCTTCCAGGAATACTTCCTCCCGGGGGCCGCCATGATGATCGTCCTCTTCGCCTCCATCTTCTCCACCATCACCGTCATTCAGGACCGCAACGAAGGCTTCCTCCAGGGAGTCCTCGTCAGCCCCATCCCGCGATCCTCCTTCGTCCTCGGCAAGCTCCTCGGCGGAACTGCCCTGGCCGTCCTCCAGGCCATGCTCTTCCTGCTCCTCGCCCCCCTCCTCCAGTTCATCGGCCTCGCGCCCCAAATGAACTGGTCGCTCTCCGCCTTCCAGATCCTCGGCACCACGCTCTTCCTGGCCCTGACCGCCTTCGGCCTCACCGGCTTCGGCTTCCTCTTCGCCTGGAAGCTCGACTCGATCCAGGGCTTCCACGCGATCATGAGCGTCCTGCTCATGCCGATGTGGCTCGTCTCGGGCGCCTTCTTCCCCGCCCCCAGCGGCGGCTGGCTGCGATACCTGATCCTCGCCAACCCGCTGACCTACGGCCTTGCGGGGATCCGACGGATCCTCTCGCCCGGCGCCGACTGGTCCGCCCTCCCGTCCATGGGGACCAGCATCGTCGTGACAGTCGCCTTCGGCGCGATCTGCCTCGCCCTCGCGACATGGATGACCCGCCGCGCACAGGCGTAG
- a CDS encoding DUF1559 domain-containing protein: MRNSRGTCARRSGISAVEVAIAGAVLLVGTAVALPWVQSVREAARRETCRNNLRAIGLALHGYEQVHRRFPSGGKGTAWKPRSPDVPPLEIDVTVNPSIEPNGTVFHPQSTFTLLLPHLANAPRDSAVALDRQYNAADDSPASRMNREIARTRMADLLCPGNPVSIEDPAGYGQTDYAPTVFTDVVIVENPLRRVPIGKRDPATPADRGARFDGMLSLPPTPMGWITDGTSNTMAVAECAGRQLLWNLGGVRSVARAPDGTRDTCGGAVGSESSGFRCPNRWADPDNALGVSGSPVEGVRLIQNHAKPVGGPAECPWTTPDCGPNDELFGFHEGGIVAVFGDGAARFISHNIQRDVLIKLVARNDGETIDLPSCESESRGKSAAEPVDDPSAATQPSEAVASRGGE, translated from the coding sequence ATGAGGAACAGCAGGGGAACTTGCGCGCGGCGGTCGGGGATTTCCGCGGTCGAAGTGGCGATCGCCGGGGCGGTGCTGTTGGTCGGGACCGCGGTGGCGCTGCCGTGGGTCCAGTCCGTAAGAGAAGCCGCCCGGCGGGAGACGTGCCGCAACAACCTGAGGGCGATCGGCCTGGCCCTGCATGGCTATGAGCAGGTTCATCGCCGCTTCCCCTCCGGCGGAAAGGGGACCGCCTGGAAGCCCAGGTCGCCCGATGTTCCGCCTCTTGAGATCGATGTCACGGTCAATCCATCGATCGAGCCGAACGGAACGGTGTTTCACCCGCAGAGCACGTTTACGCTGCTGCTGCCGCACCTGGCGAACGCTCCTCGCGACTCGGCGGTGGCGCTGGATCGGCAGTACAACGCCGCCGATGACTCTCCCGCCAGTCGGATGAACCGGGAGATCGCCCGGACCCGGATGGCGGACCTTCTTTGTCCCGGCAATCCGGTTTCGATCGAGGATCCGGCGGGGTATGGGCAGACCGACTATGCCCCGACCGTCTTCACCGATGTCGTCATCGTGGAGAATCCGCTGCGCCGGGTGCCGATTGGCAAGCGCGACCCCGCCACGCCGGCCGACCGCGGTGCGCGATTCGACGGAATGCTGTCGCTGCCGCCGACTCCGATGGGGTGGATCACGGACGGCACGAGCAACACGATGGCTGTTGCCGAATGCGCGGGACGGCAGTTGCTGTGGAATCTGGGAGGGGTTCGGAGTGTCGCGCGGGCGCCGGATGGGACGCGGGACACGTGCGGCGGGGCGGTCGGATCGGAGTCCAGCGGGTTCCGCTGTCCGAACCGCTGGGCTGATCCGGACAATGCGCTTGGCGTTTCGGGGTCGCCGGTGGAAGGAGTCCGGTTGATTCAGAACCACGCCAAGCCGGTCGGAGGGCCCGCGGAATGCCCGTGGACGACGCCGGATTGTGGTCCGAACGATGAGCTGTTCGGTTTTCACGAGGGAGGGATCGTCGCGGTCTTTGGGGATGGGGCGGCCCGCTTTATCTCGCACAACATCCAGCGCGACGTGCTGATCAAGCTCGTGGCGAGGAACGACGGGGAAACTATTGATCTGCCATCGTGTGAGTCCGAAAGTCGCGGGAAGTCGGCTGCCGAGCCTGTGGATGATCCGAGTGCCGCGACTCAGCCATCGGAGGCCGTCGCCAGTCGAGGAGGCGAATAA